One window of the Colletotrichum destructivum chromosome 4, complete sequence genome contains the following:
- a CDS encoding Putative nucleolar protein Nop56/Nop58, with protein sequence MSLFVLAETPAGYGLFKAADKKLLKRDELSSGPTSSEKINEMLKLKSFVKFESSAIAVEEAAGLKEGRVPPLLASLLNEIKDEKKASIAVADLKLGTAIGKLPDLNIQAVSEAASQDLFRTVRENLSSLIPGLTTETMDRMALGLSHSISRHKLKFSADKVDAMVVQAIKLVDDLDKELNVYAMRTKEWYGWHFPELAKILNDNLVYARLVVAVGMRQDFNEADLSDILPEELETPVKTAAEISMGTEITPEDLENIQLLAQQVITYSEYRASLSNYLETRMRALAPNLTALVGYLVGARLIAHAGSLISLAKAPSSTIQIFGAEKALFRALKTKHDTPKYGIIYHSSLVGQATGKNKGKIARSLAAKTALGLRVDALGDLENQDDEEERSILGLTSRIKLENLLRKLEGKPLLPKGVGVGPDGQLTTPGGFNLKESRKYNADADGVEDAETNGKSEKKSKKLIQVVDEEMKDADSDEEVEDEEMNDASEEEKKSKKDKKKEKKDKKRVSIAAETPVKESKSVKGTPAKLSEKEYERLAEAAGVSVSKFKRKFERGDVQLGEDGTPVVFSKKELKKLKKGEDEADETPIKAADGGKKKRKHEDDETPKKEKKLKKKRSSLGA encoded by the exons ATGTCTCTCTTCGTTctcgccgagacgccggcAGG CTACGGTCTGTTCAAGGCTGCCGACAAGAAGCTCTTGAAGCGCGATGAGCTCTCCTCTGGACCTACCTCTTCTGAGAAGATCAACGAGAT GCTCAAGTTGAAGTCGTTCGTCAAGTTCGAGAGCTctgccatcgccgtcgaggaagccgCCGGTCTCAAGGAGGGTCGCGTCCCCCCGTTGCTCGCCAGCCTGCTCAATGAGatcaaggacgagaagaaggctagcattgccgtcgccgacctgAAGCTCGGCACCGCCATTGGCAAGCTTCCCGATCTGAACATCCAGGCTGTCTCTGAGGCCGCCTCCCAGGACCTTTTCCGTACTGTTCGCGAGAACCTGTCGTCCCTCATCCCCGGCCTTACCACCGAGACCATGGACCGCATGGCCCTCGGTCTCTCCCACTCTATCTCCCGACACAAGCTTAAGTTCTCTgccgacaaggtcgacgCCATGGTTGTCCAGGCGATCAAGCTGGTGGACGATCTTGACAAGGAGCTCAACGTTTACGCCATGCGCACCAAGGAATGGTACGGCTGGCACTTCCCCGAGCTTGCCAAGATCCTCAACGACAACCTGGTCTACGCTCGCCTTGTCGTTGCTGTTGGCATGCGTCAGGACTTCAACGAGGCCGACCTTTCCGACATCCTtcccgaggagctcgagaccCCCGTCAAGACCGCTGCGGAGATTTCCATGGGAACTGAGATCACCCCCGAAGATTTGGAGAACATCCAGCTGTTGGCTCAGCAGGTCATCACCTACTCTGAGTACCGTGCCTCGCTCTCCAACTACTTGGAGACTCGCATGCGCGCTCTTGCTCCCAACCTgaccgccctcgtcggctaCCTTGTCGGTGCTCGCCTCATCGCCCACGCCGGTTCCCTGATCAGCTTGGCCAAGGCTCCCTCTTCGACCATCCAGATTTTCGGTGCCGAGAAGGCCCTTTTCCGTGCCCTCAAGACTAAGCACGACACACCCAAGTACGGTATCATCTACCACTCTTCCCTCGTTGGCCAGGCCACCGGCAAGAACAAGGGAAAGATCGCCCGttccctcgccgccaagacTGCCCTTGGTCTGCGcgttgatgctctcggcgacctggagaaccaggacgacgaggaggagcgcaGCATCCTTGGCCTCACCAGCCGCATCAAGCTCGAGAACCTTCTCCGCAAGCTCGAGGGCAAGCCTCTCCTGCCCAAGGGTGTCGGCGTTGGCCCCGACGGTCAGCTCACCACCCCCGGTGGCTTCAACCTGAAGGAGTCCCGCAAGTAcaacgccgatgccgacggtgTTGAGGACGCCGAGACCAACGGCAAGTCCGAGAAGAAGTCTAAGAAGCTCATCCaggttgtcgacgaggagatgaaggacgccgacagcgacgaggaagtggaagacgaggagatgaACGATGCCagcgaagaggagaagaagagcaaaaaggacaagaagaaggagaagaaggacaagaagcgTGTCTCTATCGCGGCCGAGACTCCGGTCAAGGAGAGCAAGAGCGTCAAGGGCACACCCGCGAAGCTGAGCGAAAAGGAGTACGagcgcctcgccgaggcggccggtGTCAGCGTGTCCAAGTTCAAGCGCAAGTTCGAGCGCGGCGACGTCCagcttggcgaggacggcacgCCCGTTGTCTTCAGCAAGAAGGAGttgaagaagctcaagaagggcgaggacgaggccgacgagacgCCGATCAAggctgccgacggcggcaagaagaagcgcaagcacgaggacgacgagacgcccaagaaggagaagaagctgaagaagaagcgcagcTCCCTCGGCGCTTAG
- a CDS encoding Putative APC10/DOC domain, Galactose-binding-like domain superfamily: protein MNAARATPQRNLHESAHLGQPSRSRPCSSSRQLAMDDQRQGSFPRPDLQSPEQLGNGHNGLDLDVDRSEQWMNDYYDRRATRTHGPNGSSHPDDHISSDGEAFPPQRVDWEAMRASANMEEYLRNAPIPEYSDEEGISMPLDDLGEISGTDTSVEDGENGDLVGDPHEEPDFDPLAAGLKEISNLGKFTVSSHKQGNGVEQLRDDSLKTYWQSDGPQPHKLTVYFIKRVGIRDIRFFVDYSEDESYTPTKIIFKSGTSENNLIQFATMEMSQPSGWQKVPVAGAGGGPDGNTLVSYVFQMQILENHQNGKDTHLRSIKIYAADTDAPNVDVDSTNHKIVNAEVDDEAEVGPADPWDLSVLDAGLTIPDFMKEPEIR from the exons ATGAACGCTGCAAGAGCAACACCACAACGCAATCTTCACGAAAGCGCGCACCTTGGCCAGCCCTCGAGATCTAGACCGTGCAGCTCGAGTCGCCAGCTGGCAATGGACGACCAACGGCAGGGAAGCTTCCCGCGACCGGACCTGCAGAGCCCTGAGCAGCTCGGCAATGGCCACAATGGCCTCGACCTGGACGTCGACCGTTCAGAGCAGTGGATGAACGATTACTATGACCGCCGAGCCACGAGAACTCATGGTCCCAATG GCAGCTCGCATCCCGACGATCATATCTccagcgacggcgaagcgTTCCCCCCGCAGCGCGTCGACTGGGAGGCCATGAGAGCCAGTGCCAACATGGAGGAATATCTACGGAATGCGCCTATCCCAGAGTactcggacgaggaaggcATCAGTATGCCTCTCGATGACCTTGGCGAGATTTCCGGCACCGACACTAGCGTTGAGGACGGCGAGAATGGGGACCTCGTCGGGGACCCTCATGAAGAGCCCGACTTCGACCCCCTCGCTGCCGGTCTGAAGGAGATTTCCAACCTGGGGAAGTTCACTGTCAGCAGCCACAAGCAGGGCAATGGCGTTGAGCAGCTTCGTGACGACAGCCTGAAGACGTACTGGCA ATCCGATGGGCCTCAGCCTCATAAACTGACGGTATACTTCATCAAACGGGTCGGCATCAGAGACATTCGCTTCTTCGTAGACTACAGTGAGGACGAGTCTTACACGCCCACCAAGATCATCTTCAAGTCAGGCACCAGCGAGAACAACCTAATCCAATTCGCAACCATGGAGATGTCGCAACCATCCGGCTGGCAGAAGGTCCCAGTGGCCGGCGCTGGTGGCGGTCCTGACGGCAATACGCTGGTCTCGTACGTGTTCCAGATGCAAATACTCGAGAACCATCAGAACGGAAAGGACACACACCTGCGGTCAATCAAGATATATGCGGCGGATACCGATGCCCCCAATGTCGATGTGGATAGTACGAATCAT AAGATTGTGAACGCGGAGGTGGATGATGAGGCGGAGGTGGGGCCCGCCGACCCTTGGGACCTCTccgtgctcgacgccggcctcaccATTCCCGATTTCATGAAAGAACCTGAAATCCGATGA
- a CDS encoding Putative heterokaryon incompatibility, which translates to MAQEGSYRYQPLPPIAEQGRTPPFTRLLFLHPGSGEDPFEAHLQIVSIEDAPPYEALSYTWGKPTDESRDYIWLQGHPLPIKPNLEDALRSLRLPTQVRRLWIDALCIDQSDLDERSRQVQYMRLVYKHAARVVVWLGLKTSGTKEAFLAAERLARIREYTLPGPSNEQLDPDAVMELASSMVNDLPETSMAHLDEVFERQYFNRCWCVQEVVASSWAIAKIEDLEMSFFDLIASLITVGGWKGEISIHRPYELWNLILMRRQPTTTQRRPEVEGSIGSFLGLLDLTRTLQATDDRDKVFSLLGICDEGLNPVLALTEVLDNNDSWRIRLIRRGLTRVNEFVNGLAPDLNFGRPRALRPDYKRETVLVYCDLTRFLVRKQPRVLDVLDHVQHNEDPGLGEYPSWVPKWFGRRTCFVFKGAYLAGFCDGHFRYFAEVHDIPIREEPVRPKVLSLDGYHVDAVQKTSETIAFGWGSRETALAIMNAWEQLFGVPIAPRCGWAYRDGGLLDVAFCKAVLAGVLGSIIGHSSLLTQKHGGLNPLFDDRTRKPREELDEEVRDLAETFLTQMAEFGPPPTADQFGNPEREEKLHTFGSGARTYSHNRRAFVTRDGRVGIGPQMMQPGDEVVVLFGGRMPFIARPMGHHRLLVGSCYLVDDELMWGKVTEKVRFNRGGPQRVTFEFH; encoded by the coding sequence ATGGCACAAGAGGGATCGTACCGATACCAACCGTTGCCGCCCATTGCAGAGCAGGGCCGAACCCCGCCGTTTACACGGCTGCTTTTCCTGCACCCCGGCTCGGGAGAGGACCCCTTCGAGGCGCATCTGCAAATCGTCAGCATCGAGGATGCACCTCCCTACGAGGCGCTGTCTTACACCTGGGGAAAGCCCACTGACGAGTCGAGGGACTACATCTGGCTGCAAGGCCACCCCTTACCCATCAAACCGAACCTGGAGGACGCCCTGCGCTCCCTGCGCCTGCCGACACAGGTGCGCCGGCTATGGATCGACGCCCTCTGCATTGACCAGTCGGACCTAGATGAGCGCTCTCGTCAGGTTCAGTACATGAGGCTGGTTTACAAGCATGCCGCTCGAGTGGTTGTCTGGTTGGGGCTCAAAACATCCGGGACTAAGGAGGCGTTCTTGGCTGCGGAACGGCTCGCAAGAATCAGAGAATACACACTTCCCGGCCCGAGCAACGAGCAGCTCGATCCCGATGCGGTGATGGAGCTGGCGAGCAGCATGGTGAACGATCTACCAGAGACCTCCATGGCCCATCTGGATGAGGTTTTTGAACGTCAGTACTTTAATCGATGTTGGTGTGTGCAAGAAGTCGTGGCATCGTCTTGGGCAATCGCCAAGATAGAGGACCTGGAGATGTCCTTTTTCGATTTGATCGCTTCACTAATCACCGTCGGGGGTTGGAAAGGAGAGATCTCGATACACCGGCCTTACGAGTTGTGGAACCTGATCCTCATGCGACGACAGCCGACCACCACCCAGAGACggcccgaggtcgagggctCCATCGGCTCgttcctcggcctgctcgatCTGACGCGGACGCTGCAGGCGACGGACGACCGCGACAAGGTGTTCTCTCTCCTGGGCATATGCGACGAGGGCCTGAATCCCGTGCTGGCGCTGACGGAGGTGCTGGACAACAACGACAGCTGGCGCATTCGACTGATTCGCCGGGGCCTCACGCGGGTCAACGAGTTCGTCAACGGGCTCGCGCCAGACCTCAACTTTGGTCGGCCGCGGGCCCTGCGGCCGGACTACAAGCGGGAGACGGTGCTGGTGTACTGCGACCTGACGCGGTTCCTCGTGCGTAAGCAACCGAGGGTTCTGGATGTCCTCGACCACGTGCAGCACAACGAGGACCCTGGGCTCGGGGAGTACCCGTCGTGGGTGCCCAAGTGGTTCGGCCGGAGGACGTGCTTTGTGTTCAAGGGGGCGTATCTCGCCGGCTTTTGCGACGGGCATTTCCGGTACTTTGCCGAGGTTCACGACATACCGATCCGCGAGGAACCCGTGCGGCCCAAGGTTCTGTCCCTGGACGGGTACCATGTGGACGCGGTGCAGAAGACGAGCGAGACAATTGCGTTCGGTTGGGGGTCGCGGGAGACGGCGTTGGCAATCATGAACGCCTGGGAACAGCTCTTTGGCGTGCCCATCGCGCCTAGGTGCGGGTGGGCGTATCGGGATGGCGGGCTGCTCGATGTGGCATTCTGCAAGGCCGTCCTGGCGGGCGTCCTGGGGTCTATCATCGGTCACAGCTCCCTTCTCACCCAGAAGCATGGGGGCCTCAACCCACTCTTCGACGACCGCACGCGGAAGCCCCGCGAGGAGCTTGACGAGGAAGTCCGGGACCTCGCAGAGACGTTCCTTACGCAGATGGCCGAATTTGGCCCTCCGCCGACAGCAGACCAGTTTGGGAATCCAGAACGGGAAGAGAAGCTGCACACTTTCGGGTCCGGCGCGCGGACGTACTCGCACAACCGTAGGGCGTTTGTGACCCGCGATGGCCGCGTGGGCATCGGGCCCCAGATGATGCAGCCGGGCGACGAGGTTGTTGTGCTGTTTGGGGGCCGGATGCCGTTTATTGCGCGGCCGATGGGCCATCACCGGCTCTTGGTCGGCAGCTGTTACCTGGTTGACGACGAGCTGATGTGGGGGAAGGTGACTGAGAAAGTGAGGTTCAATCGCGGTGGCCCTCAGCGGGTGACCTTTGAATTCCATTGA
- a CDS encoding Putative phosphoribosylglycinamide synthetase, rudiment single hybrid, ATP-grasp, subdomain 1, translated as MAAEQRNLKILLIGKGGREHALAWKLTRSRSVEHVYVAPGNAGTEALPKASNCRDVASDDYPGLIRLAQTLGIDLAVVGPDDAIVGGLGDHFRENGIPCFAPSKRAAVIEGSKDYAKDLMYRRGIPTASYKTFNKTDYEKAKEYLKELGHRVVIKADGLAAGKGVILPEMADEAREALEDIMLNGKFGKAGKTVLIEEYLEGYEISVLTFTDGRSVLSLPPGQDHKRALDGNKGLNTGGMGVYAPVSAVSAAQMAEIEEIIIRPTIRGLELDGRPFNGMLFTGIMVTPLGPKVLEYNARFGDPETQSMVLLLPDEALPELLFACVENRLADVKLSVSSGFACNVTVAAGGYPESYRTGDTIQMDAPPDGVHVFHAGTERVGGELRTSGGRVFSVAATGNTLEEAVSAAYEGAKGIRFEGMFYRRDIAAR; from the exons ATGGCTGCCGAACAACGCAATCTCAAGATCCTTCTCATCGGCAAGGGTGGACGCGAGCACGCCCTGGCCTGGAAGCTCACGCGCTCAAGGTCCGTCGAGCATGTCTACGTCGCGCCTGGAAACGCCGGCACAGAGGCGCTTCCGAAGGCCTCCAACTGCCGAGACGTAGCGAGCGACGACTATCCTGGGCTCATTCGGCTGGCGCAGACTCTCGGCATCGATCTTGCTGTCGTCGGACCTGATGACGCCATCGTGGGTGGACTGGGCGACCACTTCCGGGAGA ATGGGATCCCCTGCTTCGCCCCAAGCAAGAGGGCGGCGGTTATCGAAGGCTCCAAGGATTATGCCAAAGATTTGATGTACAGGAGGGGCATTCCGACCGCTAGCTACAAGACTTTCAACAAGACCGACTATGAAAAGGCCAAGGAGTACCTGAAAGAACTGGGCCACAGGGTCGTCATAAAGGCGGACGGTCTTGCCGCCGGTAAGGGCGTCATTCTGCCCGAGATGGCTGACGAGGCACGGGAAGCCCTCGAGGATATCATGCTCAATGGCAAGTTTGGTAAAGCTGGCAAGACGGTCCTCATCGAAGAGTATTTGGAAGGCTACGAGATCAGTGTTCTCACCTTCACTGACGGCAGGTCGGTTCTGTCACTCCCTCCCGGCCAAGATCACAAGCGggccctcgacggcaacAAAGGGCTGAACACGGGCGGCATGGGCGTGTACGCACCGGTTTCGGCCGTGTCCGCTGCGCAAATGGCCGAGATTGAAGAAATCATCATCCGGCCTACCATTCGTGGACTTGAGCTGGACG GGAGGCCATTCAACGGCATGCTTTTCACGGGAATCATGGTGACGCCTTTGGGACCCAAAGTGCTCGAGTATAACGCCCGGTTCGGAGATCCCGAGACGCAGAGCATGgtactcctcctcccagACGAGGCCTTGCCCGAGCTCCTTTTCGCGTGTGTGGAGAACAGGCTTGCCGACGTCAAACTGAGCGTGTCTTCCGGGTTCGCTTGCAACGTCACCGTAGCGGCAGGAGGGTATCCGGAGTCGTACCGCACTGGGGACACCATCCAGATGGACGCCCCTCCCGACG GCGTGCATGTCTTCCACGCGGGCACCGAACGAGTCGGCGGTGAACTGAGAACGTCGGGCGGTCGCGTCTTCTCCGTAGCGGCGACGGGAAACACCCTTGAAGAAGCAGTCTCAGCCGCCTACGAGGGAGCCAAAGGGATTCGCTTCGAGGGTATGTTTTATCGCAGGGACATTGCAGCAAGGTGA
- a CDS encoding Putative NAD(P)-binding domain, NAD(P)-binding domain superfamily, which produces MHVFVVPASPKTGQATIRALLHDASRPSVTGVYRDLGKVPAEFRDHPQFTAVEGDVADVGTLRLAGADAVVTITPPLYSDAEPLARAREMAANVKFAVGRTSGSVRRLVYVSSVGAGLEHGTGEIKTNYEAEQALAGVAPEVVFVRCAYFMENWSAALETLKAEPPFFHSVVCPEDFEIPMVSVRDVGQTCAAQALGAGSPLRCNPHVFDLQGPRSYSTRDVQRAFEAATGRRRVEIRMVEHGQLEGFFAQVFREPMASMFAEMTRSFLPGGIMAADAYEGTDVQRGTETLEKIVREMLAG; this is translated from the exons ATGCACGTGTTCGTTGTGCCAGCGTCACCTAAAACGGGGCAGGCCACGATCCGAGCCCTCCTACACGACGCATCCCGTCCGTCCGTAACGGGGGTTTACAGAGACTTGGGAAAGGTACCTGCCGAGTTCCGGGACCATCCGCAGTTcacggccgtcgagggcgacgtcgccgatgTCGGGACCCTCCggctcgccggcgcggacgcCGTGGTGACCATCACGCCGCCGCTGTactccgacgccgagccgCTCGCGAGGGCGcgggagatggcggcgaatGTCAAGTTCGCCGTCGGGCGGACGAGCGGGTCTGTGAGGCGCCTGGTGTACGTGTCCAGCGTCGGGGCTGGCTTAGAACATGGCACG GGCGAGATCAAGACGAACtacgaggccgagcaggccCTTGCAGGCGTTGCGCCGGAGGTGGTCTTTGTCCGGTGCGCCTACTTCATGGAGAACTGGTCGGCGGCGCTCGAGACTCTCAAGGCCGAGCCGCCGTTCTTCCACTCCGTGGTGTGTCCCGAAGACTTTGAGATCCCCATG GTGTCGGTGAGAGACGTCGGCCAGACATGCGCGGCACAGGCGCTCGGCGCGGGCTCGCCGCTGCGATGCAACCCTCACGTCTTCGACCTGCAGGGCCCGCGGTCGTACTCGACGCGGGACGTGCAGAGGGCGttcgaggcggcgacggggagaCGACGGGTCGAGATCAGGATGGTGGAGCACGGTCAGCTCGAGGGGTTCTTCGCCCAGGTCTTCCGGGAGCCGATGGCCAGCATGTTTgcggagatgacgaggagtTTCCTGCCGGGCGGGATCATGGCGGCGGATGCGTACGAGGGGACCGACGTGCAGAGGGGGACGGAGACGCTGGAGAAAATCGTGAGGGAGATGTTGGCGGGTTAA
- a CDS encoding Putative major facilitator superfamily, MFS transporter superfamily gives MAIAKSQDSDSEAVSQINMPSDGEKGQATPPTSDGEPAQEVAEELIMDQGVVAWLQVLGSWILFANTWGLSNSFGVFQAYYSNELLPDTNPSTIAWIGSIQIFLMMLIGVCAGWLLDAGYLRFILVCGTTMTSLGLFMLSLCTQYWQILLAQAFCVGMGSGLLGLTCVAVIPLYFQRRRMVATGIAATGSSLAGIVYPIMERRLIASIGLPWAVRVFAFIVTGSLLVCIAIMRLRPNLKRRGAFFRLKHFQDVPYVTFCIAFALMIGSVYVPFFYVDAYAIRLGVDPDTSFYILSAMNAASLFGRLAPNWLADKYGGMTIMLPCCLGSAVVLFFFRFAHNLPGLVAISIIYGFVSGGMVSLPPATIANLTDDLSEYGTRMGMGYTIASIGALIGNPIGGAAQKPRGDGMAEVQREFQGTWIFAGGFMLAAVMSMVVSKRLRVGSVLRGKC, from the exons ATGGCGATCGCCAAGAGCCAAGATAGTGATTCCGAGGCAGTTTCGCAGATCAACATGCCATCCGACGGGGAGAAGGGCCAGGCAACGCCGCCCACAAGCGACGGCGAGCCGGCCCAAGAGGTTGCAGAAGAGCTGATCATGGAccagggcgtcgtcgcctggcTTCAGGTCCTCGGAAGCTGGATCCTCTTCGCTAACACCTG GGGCCTCTCCAACTCGTTTGGCGTCTTCCAGGCCTACTACTCCAACGAGCTCCTCCCGGACACCAATCCCTCGACCATTGCGTGGATTGGCTCCATTCAGATCTTCCTGATGATGCTTATCGGCGTGTGTGCTGGCTGGCTCCTCGACGCGGGCTACCTCCGCTTCATCCTTGTCTGCGGCACCACCATGACGTCCCTGGGTCTCTTCATGCTCAGCCTGTGCACGCAGTACTGGCAAATTCTCCTCGCGCAAGCCTTCTGCGTCGGCATGGGCAGCGGTCTGTTGGGACTGACGTGCGTTGCCGTGATCCCGCTCTATTTCCAGCGGAGGAGGATGGTCGCTACGGGGATCGCTGCTACGGGTAGCAGTTTGG CGGGCATTGTGTATCCCATCATGGAACGGCGGCTTATCGCCTCCATCGGGCTCCCTTGGGCCGTGAGGGTGTTTGCGTTCATCGTGACAGGCAGTCTACTGGTCTGCATTGCCATCATGCGCCTCCGGCCGAACCTCAAGCGCCGCGGTGCCTTCTTCCGCCTGAAGCACTTCCAGGACGTCCCCTATGTGACCTTTTGCATCG CCTTCGCATTAATGATCGGCTCCGTCTACGTTCCCTTCTTTTACGTTGACGCCTATGCCAtccgcctcggcgtcgacccggACACGTCCTTCTACATCCTCAGCGCCATGAACGCCGCCAGCCTGTTTGGCCGCCTGGCCCCgaactggctggctgacAAATACGGCGGCATGACCATTATGCTGCCCTGCTGCCTTGGCTCTGCCGtggttctcttcttcttccgcttcGCGCACAACCTGCCGGGCCTCGTCGCAATCTCCATCATCTACGGCTTTGTCTCGGGCGGCATGgtctcgctgccgccggcgacgattGCGAACCTGACGGACGACCTGTCCGAGTACGGGACGAGGATGGGCATGGGGTACACGATTGCGAGCATCGGGGCGCTGATCGGGAACCCCATCGGCGGTGCGGCGCAGAAGCCGCGGGGGGACGGAATGGCCGAGGTGCAGAGGGAGTTCCAGGGCACCTGGATCTTTGCCGGAGGGTTCATGCTCGCGGCCGTCATGTCGATGGTGGTGTCGAAGCGTTTACGTGTTGGATCGGTCCTGAGGGGGAAGTGCTAG
- a CDS encoding Putative Actin family, ATPase, nucleotide binding domain-containing protein, translated as MWSPSTASTSMFKCMMELPAIVIDNGHVDINNPRQKRTQAENSCRRSGFMKAGYGGYQTPSTLFPTVVQYPSRTSLNIDTDEWKLTGRQSVYNVGHAVDLDHPHGSLRRARHPIDAGGYVTNWEDVETIWKHIFSELGASVPLSHPILMTEPSGYLLETIPILTRNNNITSQRLASHVFESLSAPAYYTAVPALLATYAANLPTALVVDSGFAGTVTVPVYEHTPIRERARRNDVGGQAIDDWLRLNLTMGDPGLELPSNSAWEDVVRLFKFERCRVAQDFESELTGWTRRREAGDGEVWKLPDGGEVKLDRPLGWLAGEILLNPGILGLDTGGLQHDVFNVVRRCDASLREGLYGNILLAGGNSMFPGFGSRLRHCLEETEDKGTRVNVVAPRNRAYSAWVGGSMLSELSAFGSMCILRAEYEEVGPGIVNRKCL; from the exons ATGTGGTCTCCATCTACAGCATCAACTTCCATGTTCAAGTGCATGATGGAATTGCCCGCAATTGTAATTGATAATGGGCATGTAGACATAAACAACCCAAGACAAAAAAGGACGCAAGCTGAGAACTCGTGTCGTAGATCAGGATTCATGAAAGCTGGTTACGGGGGCTATCAAACACCCTCGACGTTATTTC CCACGGTCGTTCAGTATCCCTCCAGGACATCACTGAACATAGACACAGATGAGTGGAAG TTGACAGGCCGTCAGTCGGTATACAATGTCGGCCACGCCGTTGACCTCGATCACCCCCACGGATCCCTCCGCCGCGCCCGTCACCCAATCGATGCAGGGGGATACGTGACGAACTGGGAGGACGTGGAAACCATCTGGAAACACATCTTCTCCGAGTTGGGAGCCTCGGTCCCGCTGTCCCACCCGATCCTCATGACCGAGCCA AGCGGCTACCTTCTTGAGACTATCCCCATTCTAACACggaacaacaacatcaccagCCAGCGCCTGGCATCCCACGTCTTCGAGTccctctcggcgccggcgtacTACACCGCCGTCCCCGCGCTCCTGGCGACGTACGCCGCCAACCTCCCCACCGCGCTGGTCGTCGACTCGGGcttcgccggcaccgtcaccgtGCCTGTCTACGAACACACGCCGATCCGCGAGCGCGCCCGCCGcaacgacgtcggcggccaggcgATCGACGACTGGCTGCGGCTGAACCTGACGATGGGGGACCCCGGGCTGGAACTCCCCTCGAACAGCGCGTGGGAGGACGTCGTCCGGCTGTTCAAGTTTGAGCGGTGTCGCGTGGCGCAAGATTTCGAAAGCGAGCTGACCGGGTGGACGAGGCGCAgggaggccggcgacggagaaGTGTGGAAATTGCCTGACGGGGGGGAGGTGAAGCTCGACAGGCCGCTGGGATGGCTGGCGGGGGAGATTCTGCTCAACCCTGGGATTCTGGGGCTGGACACCGGCGGACTGCAGCATGATGTTTTCAACGTCGTCAGGCGGTGTGACGCGAGCCTGAGGGAGGGACTGTATGGGAATATCCTGCTC GCTGGAGGGAACTCCATGTTCCCCGGGTTTGGCAGCAGACTGAGACACTGCCTCGAAGAAACGGAGGACAAGGGGACCAGGGTGAACGTCGTCGCCCCGCGGAACAGGGCGTACTCCGCGTGGGTCGGAGGCTCCATGCTGAGCGAGTTGTCCGCGTTCGGGAGCATGTGCATCTTGAGGGCGGAATACGAAGAAGTCGGCCCTGGGATAGTAAACAGGAAATGTCTCTGA